In a genomic window of Lacrimispora sp. BS-2:
- a CDS encoding tetratricopeptide repeat protein, with protein MKKILGTVLLITAVFFVGCSSSKVIYVMPQQDYYEGFKLLDAGKWEDAVKFFDSQLEDAQADRVVYIGKARAELAMEDYEAAKETLLKAEEAYPDTESILRYLGETYSRLEDYNSAAEVYYRVLKNNTANAESLSGSRFVDNLKKVTDYKKAYEMVYDLYRNDLENTDYLRWILWSCSVPEENAHIDDVLQLLEGREEEEIVKALKDCFEFYKNGDIESAKQILFDAEKIEYRRKYGTLLFGDYNAPEGGICLAIQPVFGEDGAIMGTVKDGKWTGECIAWRGGSGKITSTRNGKEYSGTSLNDYYYKGTCVDGVFEGLLEETYHRRTTYPEDSKLNRESFENTLLNMVAGKAQGHTVTTYTYGSINTMVVHEFKDGLPQPFSANTEDGEKMVYEAELDSNNEVWFYEEQACGHSYIWID; from the coding sequence ATGAAAAAGATATTAGGGACTGTACTTTTGATAACTGCTGTTTTCTTTGTTGGCTGTTCTTCTTCAAAAGTTATATATGTGATGCCCCAGCAGGATTATTATGAGGGATTTAAACTTTTGGATGCAGGAAAATGGGAAGATGCTGTTAAGTTCTTTGACAGCCAGTTAGAAGATGCTCAAGCAGATCGTGTTGTTTACATAGGAAAGGCAAGGGCAGAACTGGCCATGGAAGACTATGAAGCGGCTAAAGAAACTCTTTTAAAAGCAGAAGAAGCATATCCGGATACAGAAAGTATCCTCCGCTATCTCGGAGAGACTTATAGCAGGTTAGAAGATTACAATAGTGCTGCAGAAGTTTACTATAGAGTGTTAAAAAACAATACGGCGAATGCAGAAAGCTTGTCAGGAAGCCGCTTCGTTGATAATTTGAAAAAAGTGACAGATTATAAAAAAGCTTATGAAATGGTATATGACCTTTATCGTAATGATTTAGAAAATACCGACTATCTTCGCTGGATTTTGTGGTCATGTTCTGTACCGGAAGAAAATGCACATATAGATGATGTTCTGCAGTTATTAGAGGGAAGAGAAGAAGAGGAAATAGTTAAGGCATTAAAGGATTGCTTTGAGTTTTATAAAAACGGAGATATTGAAAGTGCGAAGCAGATTTTATTTGATGCAGAGAAGATAGAATACAGAAGGAAATATGGAACACTGCTCTTTGGTGATTATAATGCGCCTGAGGGAGGCATCTGCCTGGCAATCCAGCCTGTATTCGGCGAAGACGGAGCCATTATGGGAACTGTCAAAGATGGAAAATGGACAGGTGAGTGTATTGCATGGAGAGGTGGCTCAGGAAAAATAACTTCCACAAGAAATGGAAAAGAATATTCAGGAACCAGTTTAAATGATTATTACTACAAAGGGACCTGTGTGGATGGAGTTTTTGAAGGTTTATTGGAGGAAACGTATCATAGACGTACAACCTATCCGGAAGACAGCAAGTTGAACCGTGAATCATTCGAAAACACGCTGTTAAATATGGTGGCTGGAAAAGCACAGGGGCATACAGTGACAACCTATACCTATGGAAGTATCAATACTATGGTTGTTCATGAATTTAAGGATGGCCTTCCGCAACCATTTTCTGCAAATACAGAAGATGGTGAAAAGATGGTTTATGAAGCCGAATTAGATAGTAATAATGAAGTTTGGTTTTATGAAGAACAGGCCTGCGGCCATAGCTATATTTGGATAGATTAG